The DNA sequence CGGCGCCCGAGCCGCCCCCGGTCACGGTCGGCGACGACGCGGCCGCGGCGCTGGTGCCGACGGTGACCGAGGCACTCGGCCCCGCACTGGCCGGGACGTGGCTGGCCGGCGACCGGCTGATGGTGGGCACCTGGGACGCCGGGACCGCCCCGCTGATCACCGCGCTCGGTGCGACGCCGGTGGTGCGCGACGAGCCTCGCCGCGACCCGGCCGCGGTGCTGTCGGCGCTGGCCGCCCGCACCGCGACCGGGATGCCCGCCGGCCTGGACTCCTACGGCGTCGACCCCCGCACCGAGCAGGTCGTGCTGAGCGTGGTCGACGGGCCGGGTGCCGACGCGCTGGCCGCGCGCCTGACCGGTGGGCTCGACCCGTCCGAGGTACGGGTGGAACGGGTCGCGGCGCCGGCGCACCGGCAGGCCGCGGTCGGTGGGGGCGACACCATCACCGACGGGACCCGCCGCTGCACGGCCGGGTTCGCCGCCTCGGACGGCAACAGCGACTGGCTGATCACCGCCGGGCACTGCACCCGGAACTCGTCGTCCTGGTACGCCGTCGACGGCTCGACGATCGGCTCGGAGGTCGAGACCGCGGGCGGCGGGGTCGACGTCGGGGCGATCGCGGTCGATCCG is a window from the Pseudonocardia sp. HH130629-09 genome containing:
- a CDS encoding S1 family peptidase → MPLRRPHRLLLAALGTVAIGVAVAVPATAAPEPPPVTVGDDAAAALVPTVTEALGPALAGTWLAGDRLMVGTWDAGTAPLITALGATPVVRDEPRRDPAAVLSALAARTATGMPAGLDSYGVDPRTEQVVLSVVDGPGADALAARLTGGLDPSEVRVERVAAPAHRQAAVGGGDTITDGTRRCTAGFAASDGNSDWLITAGHCTRNSSSWYAVDGSTIGSEVETAGGGVDVGAIAVDPGSVSPTVSGIRVAGSRPAPVGSSVCLHGSTSGRSCGTIQRTDMTVNFEGQSQSGLTSVAACAQEGDSGAPYITSSGQAQGVHTGAGGDGNCTSYFTPIRTATGALGLTLRTG